A single window of Pyrus communis chromosome 10, drPyrComm1.1, whole genome shotgun sequence DNA harbors:
- the LOC137746576 gene encoding polygalacturonase-like, with the protein MAYISSFCGNIHNYCVAAVMLFLSISMSLSQSSNAAAVSYNVMKFGARADGTTDSTQAFVKAWASACSSGQGNAVMYIPKGRFLLKDVVFRGPCKTRQVTVQIDGTLVAPTDYRALGNSGYWILFIKVTGLRVLGGSLDARGAAFWACRKSGKSCPVGARSITFNWANNVLVSGLTSINSQATHLVVNSCNNVVVRNVKLIAPSESPNTDGIHVQSSTGVTITGSILQTGDDCIAIGPGTRNLHMSNIKCGPGHGVSIGSLGRNLQEDGVQNVTLTNAVFSGSDNGVRIKSWARPSTGFVRNIIFQNIIMRNVKNPIIIDQNYCPRNQGCPSESSGVTISQVTYRNIQGTSRTAEAVKFDCSPSTPCTGIRLQDIKLTYLNKVATSSCKNIRGTSTGLLMPDPCI; encoded by the exons ATGGCTTATATATCAAGCTTCTGCGGCAATATTCATAATTATTGTGTAGCAGCTGTAATGCTGTTTTTATCGATCAGCATGTCGTTGTCGCAGTCATCTAACGCAGCGGCAGTTAGCTACAATGTGATGAAGTTTGGTGCACGAGCAGATGGGACGACAGACTCGACGCAAGCATTCGTCAAGGCATGGGCGTCGGCGTGCAGCTCCGGCCAGGGCAATGCTGTCATGTACATTCCCAAAGGAAGGTTCTTGTTGAAGGATGTGGTGTTTAGAGGTCCATGCAAGACCAGACAAGTTACAGTTCAAATAGACGGAACCCTTGTAGCCCCCACAGACTATAGGGCTTTGGGAAACTCAGGCTACTGGATTTTATTCATTAAGGTCACCGGACTTAGGGTCCTCGGTGGTTCCCTCGACGCCAGGGGGGCTGCTTTTTGGGCTTGCAGGAAATCCGGCAAGAGTTGTCCTGTTGGAGCTAGG TCTATAACGTTCAACTGGGCAAACAACGTTCTGGTAAGTGGTTTAACATCGATCAACAGTCAGGCAACCCACCTTGTAGTCAACAGCTGCAACAATGTGGTCGTTCGAAACGTGAAGCTGATCGCTCCGAGCGAAAGCCCCAACACAGATGGTATTCATGTGCAGAGCTCTACCGGTGTCACCATAACGGGCAGCATCTTGCAAACCGGAGACGATTGCATAGCAATCGGTCCCGGCACCAGAAACCTCCATATGAGCAACATCAAGTGTGGTCCAGGCCATGGTGTAAG CATTGGAAGCCTAGGCAGGAATCTCCAGGAAGATGGCGTCCAAAATGTAACCCTAACGAATGCGGTGTTCAGTGGATCAGACAATGGAGTACGAATAAAGTCATGGGCCAGGCCCAGTACTGGCTTCGTTAGGAACATAATCTTCCAAAACATCATCATGAGAAACGTGAAAAACCCCATCATCATTGACCAGAATTATTGCCCCCGTAACCAAGGCTGTCCTTCTGAG AGTTCAGGTGTGACGATTAGTCAAGTGACGTACAGAAACATACAAGGGACGTCGCGAACGGCAGAGGCAGTAAAATTCGACTGCAGCCCAAGCACTCCATGCACTGGGATCAGATTGCAAGATATCAAGCTTACTTATCTGAATAAGGTTGCCACGTCATCGTGCAAAAACATTAGGGGAACCAGCACTGGACTGCTTATGCCAGATCCTTGCATATAG